The Aedes aegypti strain LVP_AGWG chromosome 1, AaegL5.0 Primary Assembly, whole genome shotgun sequence sequence TTGTAATCCCTTGAGAATCTTTTCAGGGACTACTAAtttgcccataaaagcataactgtcccatatggatttttgaaccaacaccttttttcttcagaacattcatgtttcaataTATACTTTACTACGCATGTGAAAATTAActcactttgtttgaaaatgttatggaaaactatgaagttggtgcagtttcattttaaaataacattttagaTATAACAGTCACTACATGAACTTGCAACCCAAAGAGCAACTGTAAAAGGTGAAATCTGTTcaagttaatattttttgctgatcaacaGAAGCCAAATGAGTTATCTCTGCGGTTATTCTAAATGAATATGGcatgcagaaatgtactagaaaattgtgAACATTTACATGAAAAGACAAACTTCATAATTTGAGCGCTATTTTATCAATGCCTACTTTATCCATGTGgaacagttatgcctttatgagCAGTAACGGTATTTGCAAAAATTCTCACAAATGAAACATGGAACCAAGAATCTATCGAGCGCTTTCAAGTTATCCACCAAGATTGTTAATAAAAGGCTTGGATACAATTATGAAATGCCaggtatttgttgacaattttGAATGGATTTCCTAATGGTTTGAAATAAATCAGCAAACACAAAAATTCAGGACATTTTACGAGTTGAAagtacagacaaacagacgtcatactctcatcattgtccatcgatcacctttttaacggtcatttcaaaaatattgtaggtggccaatccaccgcccgcagcgctcgcatcttttttgttcgtgtttgacgtttacacactaccgccatctgttggcccgtcggccaaacacaccgattttaaaattgggcgtacatgtcctcgagACTATGATTCAgattgaaatttgttctaagtgttacgtctgtttgtctgtgttgaaAGTTTAAACCCTTAATCACTCAGGCTTACTCAAAACCTACAGAACCTACTGGAAACTTTTCTATTTAATAATGTTGAAGCCATAGCTCATGAAACTTACCTGAGTAACCACGTAGCTACCCTTCCAGCTGAAGAACGGTTTATGGAACATTTTGAACTGCAATCGCAGCTTGCCCATATCATCCGACACGCGGAAGCTGTCTGCCAACGTCGTGAGCCAGTTCACCACATTCTCGTTGGCATAAGTAATCAGTCCTTGTCCGAAGGGATGCTTTCCATCCAGCACGAAATTGATGATTCCACGAACGCTGTTTTCGGTCAGCAGCGTTTCCTCGTCCAAATGCACCACCCAATCGTTATTGTTAAGTACATTTACGCTGTCTTCTAAGCAATACTGCAGAGCTCGCGATTTGAACAGTGCACCGGTTTTGGTTTTGTAATCTTTCGGGACGACAATCTCCCGTGTTCGGCGATGCTTCTGCAGATTCACCGGTTTATCGGTAACGACTTCGATGAGGAAATTTTCCAACCCTGTATCCAAACAGGTGTTCATATTTCGCATGACGTTCGATTTGACTAGATCGGGATAGTCACCTCGGGTTACGACCCGAATGCAGATGAAGGGCGCCAACAGGGGCGACCCTTTCAGTACTACCTTCTCCGGGAAGGCATTGTAGAACACCAGGCCGAAGAAGTTGAACAGCACCTGGGGCAACGTGAGGAATGTAAGCAACCGTAACGTGTACAGCAGAATGGTCGGTATCGTGCCATACTCTTCCCAAGGATCCACCGACACAAAGCTGTTCTCGTTGACTTTTATTCCGCCGGAAAACACTTCGAAAAATATAAGCAACGTGATGAGCAACGCGCAGTGCAGCAGATGCTTCGAAATGGAATTCAGCATTTTCTGCTCTGCTGTTCAAACAGCTACTTTCCGATACTCGATCACGTTTTCTACACGATTTCCGGAATGGACACTTTTGGAGACGTTTTTCGCACCCGCTCCAACGCTTTtagattcttggaaaatttcgaCAGCTGATTTCACAAATGTTATATAACTTCACTATAAACCTAATGCTAGAACTTCATTTCGCTAATAACTTCGATAGCGACAATTCTTCTTAACACAGCCTTCAGGTTTCGAACGTAGCCCCAGTGGTTGGCCTACGTTGCGCGCTTGACGGATTCCGGTGAGGCATGGCGCCTGGATTTTTCCGTTGAGGTTGGTTCTCGCGTCGTTCTTCTCGCTAGGAAATACTGGTGTGTGTCTGGTGCCCACTCGTGATCACCTGCGGGAAGGAGAATACTTTACTTAAGTTACTGGGGTTTTTAATGCTCGTTTGGCTGTATATTGATACAGGTAATGATGATTACAGAGAGTGCAGATAACAGTTGATAAGCGAGATCAAACAGATAATGGACTTGTGTTCTATTGACATAATTCGAAGCAGAAGTTGCAGGATGTGGGTCGTTCAATTGAGCCTACGACGATAAGATAGTAGTAGATGAAGTCATCCAATAATTGCATTGATTTGTGCATTTTATTGTATTTTCTAATGAGCTTTTAGTTCACTGTTTTCCAACTTTGATAACTATAGGAACCTGAGCTTATAAAAGAAGGAATTTTCAATAAAGCTGCCAAGCACGTGAAGTTTGCAATCCACAGTTGGGAAACTTGTTTTTTTAGAAGTTTCCTTACAATTTATCCTCGtcagaatttgttgaaaaaaaaagatatttcaGCGACCATTAAATggcttaaattaaattttaagcaTCTTGCATTAACATAGTGACCAAGTCACCAACAAGAGGCTTGATAACAGTGCTAGGAAACAGAAAAGCATAAAAAGAGAAACGCCTTTACTAAA is a genomic window containing:
- the LOC5565253 gene encoding beta-1,4-mannosyltransferase egh — protein: MLNSISKHLLHCALLITLLIFFEVFSGGIKVNENSFVSVDPWEEYGTIPTILLYTLRLLTFLTLPQVLFNFFGLVFYNAFPEKVVLKGSPLLAPFICIRVVTRGDYPDLVKSNVMRNMNTCLDTGLENFLIEVVTDKPVNLQKHRRTREIVVPKDYKTKTGALFKSRALQYCLEDSVNVLNNNDWVVHLDEETLLTENSVRGIINFVLDGKHPFGQGLITYANENVVNWLTTLADSFRVSDDMGKLRLQFKMFHKPFFSWKGSYVVTQVHAEKEVSFDNGIDGSVAEDCFFAMRAFAKGYTFNFIEGEMYEKSPFTLLDFLQQRKRWLQGILLVVHSHTIPLRNKFLLGISVYSWVTMPLSTSNMIFAGLYPIPCPNVVDFLCAFIAGFNIYMYVFGVIKSFSLYRFGVVKFFACVLGALCTIPINVIIENVAVIWGLVGKKHKFYVVQKDVRALVTV